In Juglans regia cultivar Chandler chromosome 13, Walnut 2.0, whole genome shotgun sequence, the following proteins share a genomic window:
- the LOC108988339 gene encoding photosystem II 22 kDa protein, chloroplastic — protein MAQTILLMSGVSSSHVVDLKRDALLNFQLQKLRPKPFSHLLLPHLPANTTSSSPVFTTFALFKAKTKAPPKKVAPKPKEKVEDGIFGTSGGIGFTKQNELFVGRVAMIGFAASLLGEGITGKGILSQLNLETGIPIYEAEPLLLFFILFTLLGAIGALGDRGKFVDDDTTGLEKAVIPPGKGLRSALGLKEGGPLFGFTKSNELFVGRLAQLGIAFSLIGEIITGKGALAQLNIETGIPINEIEPLVLFNVIFFFFAALNPGTGKFVTDEEDN, from the exons ATGGCTCAAACCATATTGCTCATGTCTGGTGTTTCTAGCAGCCATGTGGTGGATTTGAAGAGAGACGCTTTACTCAATTTCCAACTTCAGAAACTAAGGCCAAAACCATTCTCTCATCTGTTGCTCCCTCATCTGCCTGCTAACACTACTTCTTCATCCCCAGTATTCACAACTTTTGCTCTCTTCAAAGCAAAAACCAAGGCCCCACCAAAGAAg GTTGCGCCAAAGCCAAAGGAAAAGGTTGAAGACGGTATCTTTGGCACCTCCGGAGGCATCGGTTTCACTAAGCAGAATGAACTCTTTGTGGGTCGGGTTGCCATGATTGGCTTTGCT GCATCTTTGTTGGGTGAAGGAATCACAGGCAAAGGAATTCTATCACAATTGAATCTGGAAACTGGAATTCCCATCTACGAAGCTGAGCCTCTTCTTctattctttattcttttcaCTCTACTTGGAGCCATAGGTGCTTTGGGTGACCGTGGTAAATTCGTTGACGACGACACGACCGGACTCGAAAAGGCTGTGATCCCTCCTGGCAAAGGCCTCAGGAGTGCATTGGGTCTTAAAGAAGGAG GTCCACTATTTGGATTTACAAAGTCCAACGAACTCTTTGTTGGAAGATTGGCTCAGCTGGGTATTGCTTTCTCTTTAATTGGAGAAATCATAACCGGAAAGGGAGCTCTGGCACAACTAAACATCGAGACCGGAATACCCATCAATGAAATCGAGCCGCTCGTGTTGTTCAacgtcatcttcttcttctttgctgCATTGAATCCTGGGACTGGTAAATTTGTGACAGATGAGGAAGACAACTAG